The sequence below is a genomic window from Lysobacter stagni.
TCCGGGGACGGCAAGGGCACGAAGGATGGCCAGGCGCATGCGCCTTCCGATATTCCGGTTTGGTGGATTCGAGCTCGATCCCGCTGCACGCGAGCTTCGGCGGCAGGGAGAGCGTGTCCCGTTGGCGCCGAAATCGTTCGACTGCCTGACCTACCTCGTTGCCCATCGCGACCGCGCGGTGGGGCGCGACGAACTCATCGCTGCCGTCTGGGGCCGCGTCGATATCACAGACACTGTCGTTGCCCAGACCATGCTGCGTGCACGCAAGGCATTGGGCGATGTATCGCAGGGGTTCGTGCGCACGGTGCCGCGGTTCGGTTATCACTGGGTTGCACCGATCCAGGAGATCGCGCGCGGCGAAGTCGCGCCGGCGATCGGCACGATGGTCGGCGATGCGGCGCCTGCCACCTTCATCCGCGGCGAGCGAACACCCGCGTGGCGTCGAAGAATCGCACTCGGCATCATCGTGGTGGCTGCACTCACGGGCGTGGTCGCGTGGCCCCTGCTGCCGGTACCGGGGGCGCCCTGGCATGTCGCTCGACTCGTGGACACCGGCGCTGTACTCGTGCTTCCGGTCCGAGTGGAATCGTCGGATGGTGAAGACGCGTGGGTGAGCCTGGGCACCATGGATTACCTCGCCAGTCGGCTGCGCCAAGGTGGACTGCGCGTCGTGCCGAGCGAGCAGGCATTGCATCTGAACGCACAAGCCGCCGCTTCGCGACCGCTCGATCCGGCACAGGCCCAGGCGCTGCAGCGCCTGGGCGAAGTGCGATGGGTGATCGCTCCGGAGGCCGTGCGTGATGCGCGCGGTTGGCGCCTGCGCCTGGCCGTGTTCCACGACGGCCATGAACACCTGATTGAAGCGCGCGGCGCCAGCGCGCTTGCGGCGGCCGCCAGTGCCGCCGACGCATGGCTGCGCCGGGTACATCCTCATCGCGCGCGCTCCGACGTCAGTCCCGGCGAACTCGACGAACGATTGCAGCAGGTCGACGCCGTACTACTGGCCGGAAAGCTCACCGCCGCGCGCCGCCGAGCAGACCGCGCTGCGCTTAGCCGATGTCGCTACTGCGTATAGGGGGGCGCGGATCGCGCACTGTCGCGAGTCCAGATGCCGGTACGCGGCGGCCTTGATACCTTTGCCGCGACCAGAATGCCGCGTGGCTATACCGCGCGTTGCGCGGTCGGTGATGTCAGAACAGTCACCGGCGCGCGTGCAATAGTTGCGCGGGGAACGCGATACCGCCATCGAACCGCCGCTTTGATCGACGCATCCCACAACACGACGGCCATGCAGAGGCCCACAACAAAAAGCCCCGCCGAAGCGGGGCTTTTCGTCGATGCCACGAGGGCGTTGTGGATCAGAACTGGTACTGCGCGGCGACACCGAACAGATCCGCATGGCCGGAGAACTTGCCGGTCAGGCGCGAGCCGCTGCTGGACACCACGTCGACGGTCGGGCTGTCGATCTCGATGCGCATGTACGCGGCGTCGACGCTGAACGCCGGCGTGGCGCGCCAGGTCATGCCGAGCGTGTACAGCTGGCGGTCGTTGTCCGGCAGGCGCGGCGTGCGCGTCTGGTCGTTGGTCGGCGTCTCGTCGTACGCGATGCCCGCGCGGAACGTGAAGGCATCGTTGAAGTCGTACTCGCCGCCCACGGCGTACATCATCGAATCGGACCAGCGGAAGGCTTCGCTCGAGACCGCCGTGCCGTCGGCGCGGACGATGTCGACCGAACGCATCGAATCCCAACCGGTCAGCTGGGCGTCGGCCATCATGCGGAACTTGTCATTGAAGTCGTACTGCACGCTCAGCGTGTCGACCGACGGCGTGGTCAGCTTCGCGCCACCGGGGCCGTCGTTGTACGTGGTGATGCCACGCGCGCTGAACAGCGCAGCGACGTTGGCCGGCACGGTGAAGTCGATGGTGCCGTCCAGCTCGGTGTCGATCTCCGAACGGTGCGAGTAGCCGATCGACAGCGCGTCGGTCGGACGGAACTGCGCGCCGACGATCCAGCCGAAGCCGGTGTCGTCGCCTTCGACCGAGGCGGAGCCGTCGTTCTTCTGCGGACCGAACGGCGCGGCAACCGGGTTCGGCGTCGTGCACGCTGCGGCGCTGATGCGGCAGATGCCGGAACCGAAATCCACGGCGTTGGTCAGGGTGGCTTCGGCGCGCTGGTAGATCAGGCCCAGGCCAACCGAGAACCTGTCGGTGATGGCCAGGCCGGCCGACAGGGTCAGGTCGATGGTCTTCAGGTCCGACTTCACGGCGTTGTAACGGCCGACCCAGTCGCTGTCGTATTCGGTCATCAG
It includes:
- a CDS encoding winged helix-turn-helix domain-containing protein; the encoded protein is MRLPIFRFGGFELDPAARELRRQGERVPLAPKSFDCLTYLVAHRDRAVGRDELIAAVWGRVDITDTVVAQTMLRARKALGDVSQGFVRTVPRFGYHWVAPIQEIARGEVAPAIGTMVGDAAPATFIRGERTPAWRRRIALGIIVVAALTGVVAWPLLPVPGAPWHVARLVDTGAVLVLPVRVESSDGEDAWVSLGTMDYLASRLRQGGLRVVPSEQALHLNAQAAASRPLDPAQAQALQRLGEVRWVIAPEAVRDARGWRLRLAVFHDGHEHLIEARGASALAAAASAADAWLRRVHPHRARSDVSPGELDERLQQVDAVLLAGKLTAARRRADRAALSRCRYCV
- a CDS encoding OmpP1/FadL family transporter — encoded protein: MQHASRFTRLTALALGIAGALTFGNAAATGFQIRENSVQNMGRANAGTAVAKKDASVVSNNPAAMVNLDKTTVQADVTVIDLTADFNGGGVAAAGTPLQSPLRGGDGGDPGDATVVPALAVVVPLSGQFENLTLGASISAPFGLMTEYDSDWVGRYNAVKSDLKTIDLTLSAGLAITDRFSVGLGLIYQRAEATLTNAVDFGSGICRISAAACTTPNPVAAPFGPQKNDGSASVEGDDTGFGWIVGAQFRPTDALSIGYSHRSEIDTELDGTIDFTVPANVAALFSARGITTYNDGPGGAKLTTPSVDTLSVQYDFNDKFRMMADAQLTGWDSMRSVDIVRADGTAVSSEAFRWSDSMMYAVGGEYDFNDAFTFRAGIAYDETPTNDQTRTPRLPDNDRQLYTLGMTWRATPAFSVDAAYMRIEIDSPTVDVVSSSGSRLTGKFSGHADLFGVAAQYQF